In Terriglobus aquaticus, the genomic window GAAACTCCGCCAGGTTCACATCGTCACGGCGCCAGGCCAGGGTCTGTCCGTTCGCGGTAAAGACTACGCCAGTGATGTCGGCCAGAGGTCCGCCGGGCGCATGCGTTCCGGGAATCCAGCGTGGCGTGATGAAGGTGGCCGGGCCCGCCTTCACCGGGAGATCGATCTCTGCGTGGTACAGATGCCGGTACCCCTCCGTCAGGTCAGCCGTAATTTGAATGGGGGTTTGCGCGGAGGCGAGCGGGGCAGCGCAGGCGAGCAGGAGTGTAGCGGCAAGGGCGACGGCGGTTTTCAAATGAGGCAATCTCCGGGAGATGAACTGGACGGGGCAGGGAACGAGTGCGAGAGCGTATGAGGAAATCCTATCCGGATTGACGTGAGAGATCCTCAATGAGCCGCACGAACCTGGTGACCTCCACCTAGAGCTCACGCGTATTCGGCCGAAAGTGCGCGGCGTGATGCGCCAGCGATGGTCGAGGTACTTCAATTTTCCCGTTCTATGGACGTCGCTCACTACGAGCGCGGACTTCTGCTACACTCGTTTCTGTTGAGGCCTGCAGCAAGCAATTGTGGCGAGCACGACAGGATCGAGGGTTGAGCAGATTGTTCCCTTCGGTCGACAATCCAGCAGCATGCTGGGGACGTAGCTCAGTTGGTTAGAGCGCTGCCCTGTCACGGCAGAGGTCGCGGGTTCGAGCCCCGTCGTCCCCGCCATACAAAGCAAAGAACTTAGCTTCGTATGGGACCTAATGTGACAAGCGAATCAGGGTCCGATTAGGGTCCATTACGCCCGCCGGGGTACCAAAAGCGAGTCAGTTTCAACCTCTCTCTGACCCACGTTGGGCACCATCATCCTTACAACCTTGCTCTGTGCGGCTCGTTTATGCGAGTTCACGGCCTGCGTGTATACGTCGAGCGTGATCCTGCTGTTCGCGTGCCTCAAGAGCTCCTGTACCGTCTTCACATCTTCCCCGTTCGCCTTCAGCAATGTGCCGAAGGAGTGACGGAAGGTGTGCCAGCCGATGTTCTTGGTGATGCCGGCCTGACGTGCCACCGGCCTGATGTAGCGCTTCATGAGATTGTCCGGCCAGTAGGGTTGTTTCCCCTTCATGCGCGGACTGGCAAAGACCCAATCACCATCCATCGGGTACGGGCTGTTGCGCCGCCAGCGACGAAGATCTTCAGCCATGTACTCGTCCATCGGGACGGGCTTGGCGGAGGCTTCGGTCTTGCAGACGCCGACGACCTGATGCCAGATCGATTCGGTGACTCGAATCTCCAAGTTCTTGAAGTCGACATCGTCCCAACGGAGTGCCAGGAGTTCGCTGACCCTCAGCCCGGTTGCGGCGTCGAGAAGCGCCAAGGTGCGCTCTCGAACCGCCAGTTTGCTGAGGAGAAGTTGGAGTTCGTGCAGTTCCAGAACGTCAGGAACTTTTTCTCGCTTCGCGCTTTGACGCACGAGTTTGATCGGATTTCGTTCGATCCACTCGTAGCGCATCGCGTGATGGAAGAGAGCACTCATGAGGTTCCGAATCTTTGCCTTCGTTCCCCTCGAACGCTTGATGCTACCCAGCCACTCCTCTACTGCAACTGGTTTTATCTGATCTAGCCGATGTGTTCCCCAACGAGGCAGAACCCATCCCCTCAGATAGCATTCGTAAGCGGCGCGTGTTGAGAACGCTTTGCGTCCCTGATCTTCACCGGCAAGTTCTTTTAGCCGGTAGTGATCGACCAGTTCCGCGATCGTGCTCGGCCCGCCTTCAGTCTGCGGGGTTTCCTGGTTGGCGTCGATGCGCAATGCTTGAGCGGCTCTGAGGGCTGCTGCTTCGGTTGGCAAGGCGGCAGTAGTGCCGACGATTGCTTTCCGACGCTTAGTTCCGCCGTCAGATGTTGACTGCCACCAGCGGAACACCCAAACATCGGGTCCACTCCGCCGTTTTTCGCACTGCACGCTTCCTTGCTGATACCGTGTCCGCCTTGGCATGTTTCTCCTATAGGCGTAGCGGATGGCTTGAACTAAGCCTATCGCACGCCGGGCAGAGGTTTTGTTGAAAATTGTCTTATCCGGCGAGACGCTCAGATATCCATCGGTCGATGTCGCTTGCGCGGAATCGCCACATGGACCCCAGCTGCAGACCCCTTACGATTCCTTGTCTGGCGTACCGCTGGAGCGTCTTGGGGTGAATGCGCATGATCGCCGCTGCTTCAGCGGCGTCGAGTAACGGTTCCGGGTGCATCTCCGCTGAAGTCGGAGGCTTTCTGGAAGCGGCGTCAAGCTCTGGATTAGGACGGGACGACAAGGGCTGCATGGTGACTCCTTGGCTTAGGCATTGCCTCGTCTGAGAGCAGACGATTCCTCAGCGTGCCTCGCGGCTCCGAAAGAGTCCAATACTTCCTATCTATGCCACCCGTGACAAAACTTATAGAAGTAGTCGTTGGTTGCACGTAGGGAGCACCTTCAGGTAACCGGGCACCTCCAGGTGCCCCGTTGACAGTGTTGGTACCTGCGGCCAAAGATTAGTCATGTCATTTCCACATAGCGGTGTGGAATGCACGGCCCACACCTGCGGAGCACAGGGCCATGTCAGAACCAGTAGAGTTTCGCCACCTCGAATATCTTGTCGCAATCAACGAAGGTAAGAACTTCACGAGGGCGGCTGAGAAGATGTATCGCTCTCAGCCTGCCATTAGTCAGCAGATCCGTGGACTAGAGAGCGACATTGGTTTCCCCATTTTTCTGAGACGAGGCAGAGACGGCGTCACGCCGACCCCTGCCGGCGAACTCGTCTTGAGTTGGGCTCGGACGGTTCTAAATGAACGGCGCGAGATCTTCGCGATCGCACGAGCGATCCATAAGGGCGAAGTGCCGACGCTGAGGCTGGGCTTCTCGTCATTTGTGAACCCAACACTCTTGACGACGTTCCGTCAGTGCTATTCCGATCTCTTTCCCAAGTGCGAGGTCATATTCTCAGGCGGTGATTCGGCTCTCATTGTGCAGAGGCTGGAGTCAGATGCACTGGATTGCGGCATTCTGCCATGCCCCATTGAAAGCAAAACTCTGGATGTAATCCCCGTCGCGCATTCTCAGCTTGTCGTGTGCATGAGAAGCGACGACCCATTGGCCTTACAAACACACCTCGATATCCACGAGGTAGCGCCGCGTATCAGAGTCTTCCGCGATCCCGAACTCCATCCGTCTGCCCATGCGCATCTGGTCCATTTGTTCGCTGAAGTTGGCATACCCATTAGCATTGCGAACTCGGTCACAAATCCTGCAGACATTCAATGGATGGTCAAAGAAAAGTATGGCCTAGCGCTGATCGATCAAGCATTGCCACTTGAGCCCGGCTTGACCACCCGACCGATTGCAGGAGTGAATTGGTCGGCACAGACGGCGTTCGTCACTAGCAAGAATAGCCAACACATCGCGGTTCCATTCATTCAGAAGTTCCTGAGGCAAGAAGGTCTTACTGTTCGGCGCAAACGCCCCCGCGGAGTGCGCGCGATGCCGAACCAGCTAGAACTGCTCGGATAGTCCCACTTCTATAAGCAAAACTTTGCTTGATCTAAGAAAGAAGACTTGGACTCACCGATACCAAGTGACCTAGTTTCCTGACATGGCAATCACCACACGCCATCAGGAGAATCAGAATGTCACTTCGTCACAATCTCAAACTACTGAGCCGGAAGCTTACTCAAGCATTTCGTGTAATGATGCCGTCGCTCTTCGTGCTCGCTTTCGCGAGCGTTGCCCACGCACAAGGAACGATGGACTTCTCCGGCGCTCAGACGCTTATGGGAACGTTCAAGACGTTCGCCATCTATGCGGGCGCTGTCATCTGTTTTGGCGGTCTGATCTTCGCCGGCATTCGGATGATGAGCGGTCGTTTCCAGGATGCCATTCCGGGGCTCTTCGGTGCGCTGTTTGGTGCCGGCGTTCTTGGATGGGGTGCGGGCTGGATTGGGTCTCTCACCGGGCAGTCGATGTAGGAGCTGCCATGTACACGACCAAGCGGGGAGAGCCGTTACCGATCAATCAGGCATTGAACAGGCCGAGAGCCAAGCTAGGGCTTGACCTCTCGGCATGGATGGCCATCGTGTTTGTCTGCGTGACGGTTTTCCTCGTCGGTTTCAGAATGCTGGCAATCCTAAGCTTTCCAACACTTGCGGTCGGTGCATGGTTGATCGTCCGTAAACACCCAAAGATGTTTCAGCTGTGGGGCCTCAGCCTCGGCCAGAAGAGCTACTATGACCCGCGCAAATACTGAACTGATCACACATACCCCATGGTTTGCGAAAGCGGGAGCGGCGTGCAGCATTGTCCCGATCTCTCGGTTCGTTGGCCCGAACATCTTCGCGCTGAAAGGCGGAGGTTACGGGTGCCTCTTCTCTCTCACCGGCTTAGATGAAGAGTCCCTAACCGATCTTGAACTTGAGGCCCGCGTCCGGCAGCTTGAAGGCGCTCTGCGTGGATTGCCGGAGGGTTCGTGCCTCTATCAGTACACGCGAGTGATTTCTGGGTTCGATCTTCCCCGGCAGAGGCGATACAAGAACGAGGTGACGGAGACGTTCGCGAGCGACCGTCTCACGCACCTCGACAAGACGGCGGCCTTTCGGCGCATCGACCTCCACTGGTGCCTGACGCTGGAGCCCTCCCAGGCGAAGGCGTTCCAGCGCAAGCCAGACGAGAATGTCGCAGACACATCAAAGATGCTTTCCGATCTTGAGAAGACGGCCACCTTGTTAGAAGGCCACCTCGGCAGCTCTCTCGGTCTCAAGTTGTTGGGCAAGGCCGAAGCCTTCCAGTTCTTCAGCTACTTGTTCAATCTGGAGGAATGGTCAGGCCGCGATCAGCTTCGCGCAGATACAGGTGTTGACCGCCAGATCGTCAAGAGCCCGGTTGCCTGGCATAGCGACCATGTGCAGGTGGGGCAGCGCCACGTCCAGATGTTCTCCCTGAAGACGACACCAGAGGCTTCGCGTCCGTGTCTCTTCTCCGGCCTGCTCACCTTGGATTGCGACAGTGTTGTTTGCTCGACATGGCGGGTGAAGTCCACTTCGGCGGCCCGCAGTGAGATCGACGCTCAAGAGAAATTCATCTCCTTCTTCAAGGTGGGCGTCTTGACGCGCGTGATGAGCGGACGCGATAGCGCGTCGCTCGATACCGGAGCCGGAGCGAAAGCTGCCAACAACAACGTAGATGACCTCAGCGAAGTCATCCGGTCGCTCGACAAGAAGGCCCAAGGTGAGTTTTCCCTTCGCTTGCTCCTTGCGGCCCGCAGCGCGGAGCAGCTCCGCGACACCGCCCCCACTGTGCATCGGGTGTTCGTTGATGCGAGGGCGCAGGTCATGGAGGAGACACTCGGCAACCTCTCCGCCTTCTATGCGATGTTCCCCGGCAATCACAAGTTCAATGTCTTCCCGCTGTGGTTGGCCGAGGACCATCATGCTCGCCTCTCGTCTGTGTTCGCGCCTCATCTCGGACATCCTCATTCGGAGGACCTCGACTCCGAGTACCTCAACATCTTCGAGACGCGCACACGGACGCCGTTCTTTCAGGACGTGTATGTGGATGGCGTTCGCGTCATGCTCATCATCGGCCCTACCGGGACCGGAAAGTCAGTCCACGGAAACCAAATCATCTCGCTTGAACAGAAATATGGCGGCTACACCTACATCTTCGACATCGGCGGGAGCTATGAAAGTGTTGTAGAGCTATACGGCGGCAAGGTTGATCGAGTCGGCAAAGATGGCCCTCGGGTGAATCCGTTTGCCTTGGAGCCTACCGAGAGCAACATCAAGTTCCTCTACTCGTTCGTGAAGCTACTTCTTACAAACGGCGGCGCCGAGCTGGAGCCGGAAGATGACGACGTGATCCACAAGGCCGTGCAGGATACGTATCTGCTCGACGCGGCGAATCGCAGGCTGTCCAATCTGTTCCTTCCGAAGAAGCTCGACAGGTATTTGGCGAAGTGGGTTGGCAAGGGCATCTACAACGCAGTCTTCGACAACGTCGAAGACAGCCTATCGCTCTCGCGGCTCCAATGCTTCGACTTCCAGGGTGTGAACAACGAGCAGTACGCCGACCTGATCGAGCCGTTGATGGTTTGGTTGCTGCGTCGGATCAACGACGTCCTTTACGACCCAGCCAATCTCGGAGTGCCGAAGCACATCCTCATCGAGGAGATCTTCTCTTCGATGAAGAACAAGCAACTCTTGGACGGCGCTTTGGCTTCCATCAAGACCGTTCGCAAGAACCTTGGCGGCGTGACAATGATCGGCCAGTCCGCCGACGACCTCGGTGCTAACGCAGACAGCATTGTGAACTCCTGTACCTCCTTCCTATTCCTCAAAGACGCCACCTTTAACCGGAAGCGCTACGCCGAGCTTTTCAAGATGAACGAGCAGCAGCTCGCTCTCTTCGAGAGCTTGCAGGACCGCGAAGGGCTTTACATCCGGCGCGATGGGTTGACGAAGGTCGTCACCCTGAATCTCGACAGTCGCAGCTACGCAACATTTTCGACCAAGCCGAAGGACCGTGTCCGCCGGACGAAGCTAATCGAAAAGTACGGACTCTCTGAGGGCATCTCTCGTTTTGCCCAGGGCGAGGCTGTGTAAACCGTGTCTCCACTTCACAACCAAAGGGCCCCTATGAAACCGCCGATGATCCTAACCGTCATGTCTCTTCTCTCCCTCGCCTGTGGCGTTGCTCAGGCCTCGCCTGCGAATCCGCCGCATCGCCTTGAGCCGAACGCGCCGCGTTCCGTCACCGTATCCGAGGCGCAGACGCCGCCCGTGATACGGGCCGGGCTGCTACAGTCCACCCTCATTCTCCTCCCGGCCGAAGAGAAGATCGCCACCGTCTTCGGCGGCGACACGGTGGACTGGGTGTTCGATGGCGGCCATGTAGCCAGCCGCTTCATCAGCGTCAAGCCAAAGCTCGCCAACACGACCACCGATATTCACATCGTTTCCGATCACGGCAATGAATACACATTGCAACTTCAGGAGATCTCGGACGACGCGGACGCGCACTTCGATTCCAAGGTGTTCATCATCCCCGGTGACAAGGCCGCTAAGGACAGGCTTACAGACATGCCCGTCTTCGTCCCTGCCGCTGAGTTGGATAAGGCCAAGCAGGAGGCCGCAGCAGCAAAGGCCGCGCAAGCTGCTGAGTTGAAATCGGAAGAGGCCAAAGCGGAGACCTATCGCAGTCAGTATCCGGGCAGCCTGCACTTCGATTTCACCTGGGACGAGAAAAAGGGCAAAGAGCTTGGCCTCCAACAAATATGGCACGACGACAAGTTCACCTACCTGCGCGGCCAGTTTCAGGAGACGCCTGCGCTCTACGAGCTGAAGGACGGCAAAGGATCGCTCATCAACTTCGATTTCAACGCCGGCCTTTACACCGTGCCGAAGGAGCTGGACAACGGCTATCTGACGATCGGCAAGAAGCGCGTGGACTTCCATCGCAGCGGGGAGAAGAACTAGCCATGACCGACCAGAATCCCAACCCGCCCGCTACCGTTCCCGCGCAGCGTGAAGCTGTGGGGCCAGTGAAGAAGAGTACGCCTGTCATCATCGCGCTTGTCGTGATCGTCGGCCTCATAGGACTCGCGAACATATCGAGCCTTGTGAGCGGCAAGAAGAGAACCGCACCGCAGAGCGCTTTGCCGATGCGCCCCGCGACCGCAAATCCTCAGCAGGTCTCCAGCTTCGAGACGCAGCAGGCGACGGAAGCGAAGCGAGATTCCGAGGATCAGCAGCGGCGGCAGGAGCTGGCCGCCGAGATGCAGCAACTCCAGGCTGCGCAAAATGTGCCAGGGCCGGAGGCAGCTGGAGCGCCGCCCATGACTTCGGCCCAGCGTTCGGCGATGTACGGCGACAGCCCGAATGCACCGAGCAAGACCTCCAATGTCTCGCAAGTACAAGCCGAGGCGAAACAGAAGGCTTTGGAGAAGGAAAAGGTGCATCAGGACGCTATTAACAGCGACACAGTCGCCATCGACTTCGCTCATCCGACGACCGCTACCCCCGCCGAAGGTCCGCCCACAGCTCAACCAACCGCCGTATTGGGCGAACGTGAAGAGATGACGCCGAAGTCAGCGTCGGAAACTATGGCAGGGTCAACTCGCGACGACGGAGAAGCCAGGAGGGGCGGAGGCGCTCAGGCGATCTCAGATCAACAGGCGAGGTTGGCTGGTAAGAGCAATCCGATGGCACCCTATGACTTCGATTCCTATCAGGGTCAGCTTTACCGGGTATTTGAAGGAACCGTTCTGGAAGGTGTCGTTACGAACCATATCGATGGCGGTTTGAACGGGCCGATCCTCATCATGCTCACGACCGACTACTACTCGCACGACCACCAGCAGCTTCTCATGCCACAAGGTACACGCCTGATTGGAACCGTGCAGAGTGTTGGCAATGCCCAGCAGCGGAAGATGTTTGTGACCTTCCACCGTGCGATCTGCCCGGATGGGTTCTCGCTTGAACTCGACAAGTATGTCGGCCTCGATCCACTCGGCACGACCGGCCTGGCTACCAAGGTTGACCACGGCTATTTGCAGGCGTTCGCGGCAGCGGCGGCGGTAGGCGGTCTCGGCGGTCTCGCCCAGATCGGCAACAGCGGCAGTGTCCTCTCGCCCTCGACCCAGATCCGTGACGGCATATCGGAGCAGTCCGCAGCCGAGGGAGAACAGGTACTCAACCACTTTCTCAACCGGCTACCGATCATCACGCTCAAGGAAGGCTCGCGTGCCCGCGTTTACATCGGCACCGACATACTCATCCCGTCCTACGCGGAACACCGCGTCGATTTAACCCTGTAATCGTGCCATCTGGAGGCATAGATGAAGGTCCGTATTCTCAAAATCGCACTTTCCCTTGCCTTCGCTGTGTCTGCCAGCTACGCCACGGTTCACTTGATGCGGACAGTAAACGCAAGCGATGTCATTGACCGCGTTCTGTTCTATGCAAATGTACCCGCCCGCTTCGGCGATGTCGTGACCAACTTCAAAATGCTTCCGGAGCGCATGAACCCCACCCGCTCTGAGTGCAACTAACCCTCAACCCTTCAGGAGCCTCTATGAAGTTCAACCTAACTAAACGACGGAAGTATCTGCTCGCGGGCGGGCTGCTTCTGGCAACAGCGACGCCGAGCTTCGCTCTCTTCGGAATCGGAGACATCGTCTTCGATCCCACGAGCTACGCAAGTCTCGTATCTCAGCTAACCACCCTTGAGTCGCAGTACAACATGCTCAAGAACAACGTCACCCACTTTTCATTCAAGCAGCAATGGCAGACGACGCTCAATGCGCTCAAGAACGCGAACGTGGCGAATATGTTCGGTGAGACGGCGGGCGTCAATATAGCGCTCAACAGCAACTCGCCGCGTGCTTCGCTCACAGCATGGAAGACGGCGACCGTGCCGGTCAGCACCGGGACGACCACCTACCTCCAAGGGCAAACGGTCGGGAACAGCGCCCAGCTCTCCCAACTCGCCATGATCGAGATGTCCGATTCGGTATCGCCAGACTGTCTCACCGCAGTTGGACAATACCGGGCCGGGCGCAGCCAGAACGGTACAGCCAGCAGTTCTCTCACGCAGCAGCAGTTCGATACAACGTCAGCGACGAACAGTGAGGTGCAGCAGTTGAACCTTCTGAACGCCGCTCAAGCCCAGCAGTTGACGGAGATGCAGTCGCAGGCCGCTATGCACGTCTGCCTCGCCTCTCAGATGACTGTCGCCAACATGCAGCAGCGGAACGCCGCAGCACAGGACTTGAATACGGCGGCGGCTGTTCAACAGCAACGGACGGTCAACGACACGAGCGCCGCCAATGAAGGCAGCACCTGGACAAAATACCTGCCCTAATCCGGAGAAGAAATGCTGACAGCCATCAATACGAAGATTCTCCTTGCAATCCTTGCGGCACTGACCGTCATTGGCGGTGCCGCGATCTATCAACGCGATCAGGCAGCGAAGACGGCAGCCGCCGCAGCGAAAGCAGCCCAACTTCTCCAGATACAGAAAGACGACAACGACTACCTCAAGCAGGAAAATGAGGCCCTTCGGAAAAAGGTTGAGGCTGACAAGAAGCAGCGAAATTCAGCCGCTGCCCATGAAGGCAAGACCTGGAAGACCTACATCCCCTAGCCCCGGACTTAAGCCGAGTCCCTGAAACCCAGAGAGAGCACCCGCCATGTCTTCCATTGCGTTGTTAGCCCAGGCCCTTCCCAGCGCGAGTTCCGGCGTTGATTGGCTGTATCAGTTCACCAACAATCTGACCAACCTGACGACACAGAATGGCGGGGCTCTCACTCAGCTCGGGATGACGGAATTAGCCTGCATTTCATTCTTCATGCTCGTCAGCATGGTCGTGAACTGGCAAACTTCCACGATGACGTTCCGCCTGCATCATCACCCGATTCAAGCGGGCGATCTGACCAAGTTTCTCCTTCAGCTCATCATCTGCTGCCTCTTGGAGACCTACTGGGTCAACCCGTTCCCCGGTGCGAGCTTCGGCATCAACCACTTCTTTTCCTACATCGCCCAGGCGATGGTTGCAGCCTTCGATCAAAGCTCCCTGGACTCGCTCCTTCAGTTGCTCAAGACAGCCGGCGATCAGACGCAGATGCCGTCGTTCACCGCGCCGGTTCAGATCCTCTGCTACTTCCTCGTGCAGATACTTTTGGGACTGGCTTCTGCCATTCTGTTTCTCATCAACTGCAGTGCGTTCATCCTCTATGGTGTGACGGCACTCTTTGGACCTATTTTCGTCCCTTTGCTGATGACGAAAACCTTCCGTGCGAAGTTCTTTCACTTCCTCGATGTGCTCGTCAGCTTTGCCATGATTCGGGCCGTTGCCGCCGCCTTCATCTTCGTTTGGGCAGGATTTCTAAACGGATTCATTCAACAGACCTTCAACGGCAACTATTCGATGGAAATGTGGCTGGCTAATCTGATTCCTTGTGTCATGGTGTTCATCGCCTTCATCATCAACATGCTCTTCATTCCGAGCATGACTCAGGCTATCTTCGGCGGGGCATCGGGTCTGGGAGAGAGCGTATCTAAGCTCATTGGGACAGCTGCATCGACTGCCATCATGTCAGGAGGATAGACCCATGTTCTGGTTTCTCTTACGAGTGAAAGCTTTGAATCGGCTGGGCTTCACAAAGCCATTCAGGGTCGCCTTCCTGATCGTCTTCGTAGGCGCACTAATTGCCGGTCTCATTTATTCCTATGTCGTTTTCAGTGCGCTCAGCGAAAGGAGCCATACCCCCAATGTCCAGCACAATCGTAGCCAATGAAGTTCGTCTCACGCCGAAACAGTCGGTCCTGACCGACGAGATCGGAAACGAGGTCTACGCCTCCCACTATGCCGAACGGAAGCTCAGCCGATTCGTAATCGGAACCGAGACAGTTCTCCTGCTTGGAGCGTTCGGCTTGATCTTCTCTCTGGCTCACCGTCCGATCGCCAACCGGTACATCCGGATCGACGAGATGGGACGCGCACAAGCCATTGCGTACACCGACCTCAACTACAGTCCCCGGGAGGGCGAGGTGCGGACGTACCTGACGGATTGGGCGAATTATCGGTACACCGTTAGCAGAGACACCATCGCCAAGAAGTATCCGCTCAACTACTACTTCCTGTCGCAGAACTTGGCTTCTCAACTGATGGGCCAGGACAACCAAAACCACGTCGTCTCGCAGGTCGTCGGCGGACAGATTGAGCAGAGCGACGTGGAGGTCAAGAACGTCACCATCACCTCCATGTCCGAAGAGACGGTACAGGGCGCGACGATTGCCCGTGGCACAGCCCTTGTGACCATCGACAAGCTCTACTCCCAGCGCAACTCGCGGGAGCCGAGGACGGAGCATTGGCTGCTCAGTGTTACCTACTATCTGAATCCCAAGCAGGTGAGCGACCAGGCCCGCATCTTCCCGCAGTTCGAGACGATCAATCCGCTGGGATTGACCATCACGGAGTTCCACGAGAACCGGATGTCCGTCGATCCAATGCCCGTCGGTGTCAATGCCGCCGCGCCAGCGGTAGCGACGACTCAAGCCACGGAGGGAGCGCGATGAGCTACCACCTCATACTGCCGTTCTTTCCAGAGGAACTGCGCGAGCTTTTGCTCGACCCTTCCATCTCGGATTTGATGATTAACGGTACGACTGGCGTCTATGCCGACCGTGCGGGAGTGGTGCAGCATATTCCGCTGTCCGAGCCGTACACGAACGACCGGCTGCAGGCGGCGATTGAGCGCGTCGCGCGGATTCTGGGCCAGGACCTTACGACCCAGAATCCGATCCTCAATACCCGTCTGCCAGATGGCTCCCGTGTCGCCGTTGTCGGAGCGCCATCGTCCATCAACGGGCCGACGCTGACCATCCGTAAGTTCAACCGTTGGTATACCTCCGATGAGCTGATTGACTCAGGGAGTATGCCTGCCCATGTGCGGGATACGGTGGTCGAGCTGATTGGCAAGAAGAAAAACGGCATCATCAGTGGCGGAACTGGCTCAGGGAAGACCACGCTCATGAAGGCTTTTCTTGACCATATCCCTCAGAACGAACGCCTGCTCATCATCGAGCAACCGGCAGAGCTGAAGGTCGCTCACCAGAACGCCGTTCGCTGGGAGGCTGTCGAGGAGATACCAGGCCAGGTCGCCATCACTCCAAGTGAGCTATTGGCCGCCGCTCTGCGCCACCGTCCCGACCGCATCATCATGGGGGAGATTCGCAATGAATGCGGGTACGACTTGCTCCAGGCAATGAACACCGGACATGGTGGAACGCTTTCCACGATCCACGCAAAGTCCGCGTGGGACGCCCTCAATCGTCTCTCCAATCTTGCCCTCAGTGCGCGACCCAATCTCAACCACGCTTTCATGCGGTCTGAGACGGCAGAAGCCATCGACTTCGTGCTCTATTGCGAGCGCGACCATACAGGCCGGCGTCGCGTGCGCGAGTTGATTACAGTCGGCGGCTACAGCCATGCAGATCAGAGCTTCCAGACCGAGGAGGTCTACCGCGCCTCCGCAGCCTAACACCCAGTCCAAACGCTAGAGAAACCAACCCGTATCCGAGGTCTTACCGATGCACCATCATGCTCCCATTCCGGCGGCCCAGCCCCACCTGTGTCTAAACGCCTTCAACGTGCCGTCCCCGAGCGGCGAAGAGCGCAACGGCAGTCGCGAGAGGCCGTCCTTTGAAGGAACTCTAGCCAGCAGGAATGAGCTGCGGTTTGGGCGAACATCCGCCGCCGAGAATCGAGAGAGTGACTTCGGCCCAGAAGGATTCATCCGTCTCGTATCCCGCCTATGCACGGTCACTGCTTCGGGGCTTAACCGGCGCCCTGCGGCGCGGCGCTCTTCTGCTTCGACTGCGTCGCCCTTCGGGTTACGGTTTCCTGCTTCG contains:
- a CDS encoding type IV secretion system protein, giving the protein MSSTIVANEVRLTPKQSVLTDEIGNEVYASHYAERKLSRFVIGTETVLLLGAFGLIFSLAHRPIANRYIRIDEMGRAQAIAYTDLNYSPREGEVRTYLTDWANYRYTVSRDTIAKKYPLNYYFLSQNLASQLMGQDNQNHVVSQVVGGQIEQSDVEVKNVTITSMSEETVQGATIARGTALVTIDKLYSQRNSREPRTEHWLLSVTYYLNPKQVSDQARIFPQFETINPLGLTITEFHENRMSVDPMPVGVNAAAPAVATTQATEGAR
- a CDS encoding type IV secretion system protein; translation: MSSIALLAQALPSASSGVDWLYQFTNNLTNLTTQNGGALTQLGMTELACISFFMLVSMVVNWQTSTMTFRLHHHPIQAGDLTKFLLQLIICCLLETYWVNPFPGASFGINHFFSYIAQAMVAAFDQSSLDSLLQLLKTAGDQTQMPSFTAPVQILCYFLVQILLGLASAILFLINCSAFILYGVTALFGPIFVPLLMTKTFRAKFFHFLDVLVSFAMIRAVAAAFIFVWAGFLNGFIQQTFNGNYSMEMWLANLIPCVMVFIAFIINMLFIPSMTQAIFGGASGLGESVSKLIGTAASTAIMSGG
- a CDS encoding TrbI/VirB10 family protein codes for the protein MTDQNPNPPATVPAQREAVGPVKKSTPVIIALVVIVGLIGLANISSLVSGKKRTAPQSALPMRPATANPQQVSSFETQQATEAKRDSEDQQRRQELAAEMQQLQAAQNVPGPEAAGAPPMTSAQRSAMYGDSPNAPSKTSNVSQVQAEAKQKALEKEKVHQDAINSDTVAIDFAHPTTATPAEGPPTAQPTAVLGEREEMTPKSASETMAGSTRDDGEARRGGGAQAISDQQARLAGKSNPMAPYDFDSYQGQLYRVFEGTVLEGVVTNHIDGGLNGPILIMLTTDYYSHDHQQLLMPQGTRLIGTVQSVGNAQQRKMFVTFHRAICPDGFSLELDKYVGLDPLGTTGLATKVDHGYLQAFAAAAAVGGLGGLAQIGNSGSVLSPSTQIRDGISEQSAAEGEQVLNHFLNRLPIITLKEGSRARVYIGTDILIPSYAEHRVDLTL
- a CDS encoding CpaF family protein, whose protein sequence is MSYHLILPFFPEELRELLLDPSISDLMINGTTGVYADRAGVVQHIPLSEPYTNDRLQAAIERVARILGQDLTTQNPILNTRLPDGSRVAVVGAPSSINGPTLTIRKFNRWYTSDELIDSGSMPAHVRDTVVELIGKKKNGIISGGTGSGKTTLMKAFLDHIPQNERLLIIEQPAELKVAHQNAVRWEAVEEIPGQVAITPSELLAAALRHRPDRIIMGEIRNECGYDLLQAMNTGHGGTLSTIHAKSAWDALNRLSNLALSARPNLNHAFMRSETAEAIDFVLYCERDHTGRRRVRELITVGGYSHADQSFQTEEVYRASAA